Part of the Polaribacter sp. Hel1_33_78 genome is shown below.
TTAAAAGAGCATCCACAGATTGATGCAGTTTTGCCAACGATGGGTGGTCAAACAGCATTAAATTTATGTATTGAAGCTGATGATAAAGGAATTTGGGAAGATTTTGGAGTAAAATTAATTGGTGTAGATATTGATGCTATTAATGTTACTGAGGATAGAGAACAGTTTAGAGAGTTAATGTTGAAAATTGATGTGCCAATGGCGCCTCAAGCAACAGCAACATCATTCTTAAAAGGAAAAGAAATTGCACAAGAATTCGGTTTTCCATTAGTAATTCGATCTTCATATACCTTAGGAGGAGCAGGGGCATCTATTGTTTATAAGCCGGAAGATTTTGATGAGCTATTAAGCCGAGGTTTAGAAGCATCACCTATTCATGAAGTGATGATTGATAAAGCCATGATGGGATGGAAAGAATATGAGCTAGAGTTATTACGAGATAGAAATGATAATGTAGTAATTATTTGTTCTATTGAAAATATGGATCCAATGGGAATTCATACAGGAGATTCTATTACAGTCGCTCCAGCAATGACACTGTCTGATAAAACTTTTCAGAAAATGCGTGATATGGCCATTCATATGATGCGCTCTATTGGTGATTTTGAAGGAGGTTGTAATGTTCAGTTTGCAGTTTCTCCTGACGAAAAAGAAGATATTATTGCCATCGAAATTAATCCACGTGTTTCGCGTTCATCCGCCTTAGCGAGTAAAGCTACCGGTTATCCGATTGCAAAAGTTGCCACAAAATTAGCTATTGGATATTCTTTAGATGAACTAGAAAACGGAATTACAAAATCTACATCCGCTTTATTCGAGCCAACTTTAGATTATGTAATTGTAAAAATTCCGCGATGGAATTTTGATAAATTCGAAGGTTCAGACAGAACTTTAGGATTACAAATGAAATCTGTTGGTGAGGTAATGGGAATTGGACGTTCTTTTCAAGAAGCATTACATAAAGCAACTCAATCTTTAGAAATAAAAAGAAATGGTTTAGGTGCAGACGGAAAAGGCTACACAGATTATAACCAAATTATAGATAAATTAACAAACGCAAGTTGGGATCGTGTCTTTGCGATTTATGATGCTATAGCTATTGGAATTCCTTTGAGTAAGATTTATGATATCACAAAAATTGATATGTGGTATTTAAAACAGTATGAAGAGTTGTTTCAATTGCAAAAAGAAATTTCTACACATACAATTGAGACTATAGAAAGAGATTTATTATTAGAGGCTAAACAGAAAGGTTATGGAGATAGGCAAATAGCTCATATGTTGAGTTGTTTGGAAAGTCAGGTTTACGCAAAAAGAGATGCTTTAAAGATACAGCGTGTTTTTAAATTAGTAGATACATGTGCTGCTGAATTTAAAGCAAAAACCCCGTATTATTACTCAACTTTTGAAAATGAAATTGAAACTGTTGATGGCGAAATTATTATTGCAAACGAAAGTATTGTAACAGACAAGAAGAAAATAATAGTTTTAGGTTCTGGTCCAAATAGAATTGGACAAGGAATTGAGTTCGATTACTGTTGTGTTCATGGAGTTTTAGCAGCTGCAGAATGTGGTTATGAAACAATTATGATTAATTGCAATCCTGAAACGGTTTCTACAGATTTTGATACTGCTGATAAATTATACTTTGAGCCTGTTTTTTGGGAACATATTTATGATATTATTCGTCATGAAAAGCCAGAAGGAGTTATTGTTCAGTTGGGTGGGCAAACTGCATTGAAGTTAGCTGAAAAATTAACTAAATACGGTATTAAAATTATAGGTACTTCTTTTGAAGCATTAGATTTAGCAGAAGATAGAGGTAGTTTTTCTACATTGTTAAAAAATAATAATATTCCGTATCCAGAATTCGGAATTGCAGAAACTGCGGATGAAGCTTTGGTTTTAGCCGATGAGTTGGATTTTCCGATTTTAGTAAGGCCTTCATATGTTTTAGGGGGTCAAGGAATGAAAATTGTAATCAACAAAGAAGAGTTAGTTGAGCATGTTGTAGATTTATTAGGCAGAATGCCTGGTAATAAATTATTGTTAGATCATTATCTAGATGGCGCAATTGAAGCTGAAGCAGATGCAATTTGTGATGCTGATGGAAATGTTTACATTATCGGAATTATGGAACATATAGAACCTTGTGGGATTCATTCAGGAGATTCTAATGCAACCTTGCCTGCTTTTAATTTAGGTGAGTTTGTAATGCAGCAAATTAAAGATCATACATATACAATTGCGAGAGAATTAAAGACTGTCGGATTGATCAATGTTCAGTTTGCTATCAAACATGATGTTGTTTATATTATAGAAGCAAATCCTAGAGCTTCTAGAACCGTGCCTTTTATAGCAAAAGCCTATAAAGAACCGTACGTAAATTATGCAACGAAAGTAATGTTGGGCCACAATAAAGTGACTGATTTCGATTTTAATCCACAATTGGATGGATATGCAATTAAACAACCAGTTTTCTCATTTAACAAGTTTCCGAATGTGAATAAGAAACTAGGACCAGAAATGAAATCTACAGGTGAAAGTATTTTATTTATCGATAGTTTAAAAGACGATGAATTTTACAACTTATACTCTAGACGTAAAATGTATTTGAGTAAATAAAACTCAATTTTCATATCAAAAAAAAGCGCCCTCTGGGTGCTTTTTTTTGATATGAAAATATAGCGTATAAAATTTTTTTCTTAAAAAATTTTATGGATGAAGAACTATTTTATCAATTTTTTTTAAAAAAATATATGAAGGAATTTTTTCTTAACAATAAATTCAGCAAGAACTATTTAAAAGTTCGTGATTATTAATTGTTCACATAGGTATTAATGTGAATAATTTTAAATTTTAGTAGTAGTAAAATAATTATATTTTTTTCTTTCTAGTTTGCAAAACAAAAGTTGCATTAAATCCGAAGTGAAAATTACCATCTTTTGCATTGAAATTGTTTTTAGTTTGACTAATAAAAGCGTCTTCTGCAAAACTTCTTGCATTTGTAATTTGAAATTGCAATAATAAATGACTTAATTCCCAATTAACACCAACCATAAAAGCATTATAAGTATCAATTGTTTTTAAAGGATTTACCACATAAAAATATTCTGAGACAATAGAAGCATGGCTACCAATTTTATGTCTTCCCCCAAAACCAGCGGCAAACTGATTATTTGGACTTTCGGTTAAAGAGCTAGTTTGTTTGTGAATAAAAGTAGGTGTAATTTGGAAAGAAAACTTAGAATTAAACTTTCTTGCCATTAAAAGTTGACTTGTAAATGCATATTTATCTGAAGAATTAGTAATTGGTTGATATAAATTATCAACTATATTTTTTATGCTTCTATGAGAAAAGCCTTGTAATAAAGTGATGCTTATCAACCCTTTATTAGAATTTTTAATTTGCCTTAAAAGCTTATATTTTAGAAAGCCGTCTAAAACTTCATCATGATTGGTATACCCTAAACCAAAAGTGAAACTATCAGAAAAAGCATAATCTAAACCATAACGTGTACTAACAACATCAGCTAAAAAACGTTGTCCTTCAAAATTAGGAATGTTCCAATATCTATTGTAGATAGATATTTCTAAAGTGCCCTTTTTTCTTGTCTCTATTGAATGTCCTAAACCAATTCTTGTCGTTTTGAATGTGGCAATTTCGTAAATTGGCTTGTCTGGAAATTCTTTGTATAATTTGTCTAATAAACCTTGTCCGTTTATAGAAGAATTTAAAAAAACAAATACTATTGTAAGGAATTGAAATATTATTTTATTCTTCATAAGGCTGGTATTGAAATCTAAATTTTATAGAAATGGTTTTGGCAATATTACTGGATAAAATTGGCGGAATTTTAATTTGAAAATCATTTACTAAAATATCAAAATTTCCTGATAAAATATAATTGTTATCTATGCTTTCGATGGTGGTTTTAAGGTCTATTTCTTTTGTAATTCCATGTATAGTAATTTTTCCACGAATAATTTTTATTTGTTTTTTTTGGTTTTTTTTATCAAAATCAATAATTTTTCCAATAAAGTTTGCTTTTGGGTACATGTCTGATTCAATATAACTTTCGTTAAAATGTTCATACATTAAATCCTTTTTAAAAACAAAAGCACGCATCAACATACTTATGGCAAGTTCTTGTTTTTCAATGTCTAAGATACTTAAAACCTGATTATTTTTAGCTTCAATGTTTTCAACAGAAGTGTAGGAAAAAAAAGAAATTTGACCTTGTCTAGCAATAAATTGTTGGTGTTCTTGTCCAAAATCTACAAAATAAAAAAACAATAAAAATAGTGGAATTAATTTATTCATTTGGTATTAAATCTATTGAGCAATTTAATAAAATTACGTCTTTTAAAAAACCTTTACAAATTCCTTTTACACGTATTTTTTGATGCTTTTTTAGCTGTTTTATTTTTCTTTTTTGGTTTGGGTTTACATCGCAAATTACTCCAAAATTTTCAGTATTACTATTTAATATAATTGTATTTCTATTGTTTAAAAACATAATTTCTTTTATATGCCCAGTAACTTCTATAATTTTATCTGCATATAAGCTATCAGATCTTTCTTCATCTGCGATATATGCCTTTATTAGGTCTTTTGTCGAAATAGAGAATTCTGTATCATTATTATCTAGATTTTTTTCTGAAGATTTTAATAAAGGAAGAATGTATGCGTACGTATTAATAATAATTAATAGAATGAGGATTAGAAAAAAAAAATTGTTTTTACTTTTCATCTTTACTATCCAAAGAAAAGAAAAATTATCTTTTTTGTAGGTAAAAATCTTTGTAAAAAGGAAAAAAATAGGTTTCAAGAGGAAAAATTAATGACAGAAAGAAAAGAATATATAGTATATTTCAACTTTCTTAATAACTATGAAAAAAGACAAACTTTACTTTTTAACTTTTTTATCTATTGCAATCATCTTTTTAGTTGTGGCTTTAATTGCATCACAATATTTTATTAAAGTTAGCGCAAATCAATTAATTGAAGTACAAGTAGAGTCTAGTAAAAGAGAAGCTGGTGAGTTTGCAAAATTGATTGATTTTCAGTTGTCATCGGGATTAAAAAGGGAGGAAGTTGTTACTAATATTCAAGAAATTATAGAAAATTCTGATATAGATACCTGGTTTATTAGTGTGTTTAATTGGAGCGGAGAAGAGGTTTGTCACCCAGATAAAACGAAAGTGGGTGAGCAAGTGAATTCTAATGAAACATTATTATCCTCATTAAAAGAAAAGAATAATTCTGATGATTTGTTTGATTTGTTGATGGGTAAAAGTAATACGTCAACTTCAGAAATCATCCACATTTCTCCAATTAAAAACTCTGATTTAATTATTGCTGCAAATGTCAATATTAAAAGCATTTCACTGCAAATGAGTGCATTAAAATCCAACTTTTATCTCATTTTTTTAATTATGGGTATTCTAGTAATTATATTTTCTTTTATCGCGGTTAGAGTTATTGGTAGTGCTTATGAGAAACAATTAGAATTAAAAAATTCTTCATTAACATCAGAAGTAGTAAACCTTTCTAAATTAAATATAGATTTGGTTTCTTATAAAGAGAAAGTTGCAGTAATACCTGAGCAAAACACAATAGAAGAATCTTCAGAAAATGAAAAACAAAGAATTCTTACCTATATAAGAAATGAATTAGTGCCTATATCTATTAAAGACATCGCCTATATTTATACAGAGAACACAATTACCTACGTTGTTTGTTTTGATGATAAGAAATCAACCACAAATATGAGTTTGGATGATATGTATACTTATTTAAACCCTACTTTGTTTTTTAGAGCAAACAGACAATTTATTATTAGTATTAGAGCTATTGATAAAATTATAAGATATGGCAATAGCCAACTTAAAATATTGCTACAATCTAAAACATCCGAAGAGATTATAATCAGTAAAAACAAAGCTGCAGAATTTAAGCAGTGGTTAAATATATAGTTCTTTTTGGTGCAACTAAGTGAAGGGTTAAATTACTTTTCAAGGCTTTATTTTCCTTTTTAAATAATTTATTCCCCTTTTATAAAGGTTCATAGTTTGTATTTTTTTTTATTTTAGTTACTTTGGTAAAGAATTTAAAACTACTAATATGAAAAATAACCTAAAATTTTATAAAACGTTTTTATTAATAATATTAGTTGTGCTCATTTCTTCTTGCTTAACAAATGTTGATGAAGAAGAGGTTTTAGACCCTGATGCTCCAGACCTTTGCGCGGATATTACTTTTTCAGTGGATGTCAAAAAAATTATAGATAATAATTGTATTACGTGCCATAGTTCAGGAGGAGGACAATCACCAAACTTAGAGACATATAATGGTGTGAGTGCAAATGCAGACATAATAAAATCTGAAGTTGTCAGTAAAGAAATGCCAATTGGAGGTTCATTAACAAATGAGGAAATTGCAGCAATCAGTTGTTGGGTAGATGCAGGAGCTTTAAATAATTAATAGTTAGAAATGATGAATAGGGGAAAAATTATTATCGTAATCCTAATTTTTGCAATTCTCGGTGCGTTTGTTGGTTATAAAATATATAATAGACCACATATTGATGTTGCAGAAACATTAGCAGATATTAGTATTTCTGCCAATGAAATTTTATCTGAATTTGCTGCAGATGAAACAACGGCAAATACTAAATTTTTAGACAAAATTGTAGCCGTTAAGGGCGTGATTTTGGAGACTAGAATTGAAAAGGAGAAAGGAATCATTACCTTGAAAACCAATGATGA
Proteins encoded:
- the carB gene encoding carbamoyl-phosphate synthase large subunit, whose product is MPKRKDLNSILIIGSGPIVIGQACEFDYSGSQSLRSLREDGIETILINSNPATIMTDPSMADHIYLLPLTTKSIIQILKEHPQIDAVLPTMGGQTALNLCIEADDKGIWEDFGVKLIGVDIDAINVTEDREQFRELMLKIDVPMAPQATATSFLKGKEIAQEFGFPLVIRSSYTLGGAGASIVYKPEDFDELLSRGLEASPIHEVMIDKAMMGWKEYELELLRDRNDNVVIICSIENMDPMGIHTGDSITVAPAMTLSDKTFQKMRDMAIHMMRSIGDFEGGCNVQFAVSPDEKEDIIAIEINPRVSRSSALASKATGYPIAKVATKLAIGYSLDELENGITKSTSALFEPTLDYVIVKIPRWNFDKFEGSDRTLGLQMKSVGEVMGIGRSFQEALHKATQSLEIKRNGLGADGKGYTDYNQIIDKLTNASWDRVFAIYDAIAIGIPLSKIYDITKIDMWYLKQYEELFQLQKEISTHTIETIERDLLLEAKQKGYGDRQIAHMLSCLESQVYAKRDALKIQRVFKLVDTCAAEFKAKTPYYYSTFENEIETVDGEIIIANESIVTDKKKIIVLGSGPNRIGQGIEFDYCCVHGVLAAAECGYETIMINCNPETVSTDFDTADKLYFEPVFWEHIYDIIRHEKPEGVIVQLGGQTALKLAEKLTKYGIKIIGTSFEALDLAEDRGSFSTLLKNNNIPYPEFGIAETADEALVLADELDFPILVRPSYVLGGQGMKIVINKEELVEHVVDLLGRMPGNKLLLDHYLDGAIEAEADAICDADGNVYIIGIMEHIEPCGIHSGDSNATLPAFNLGEFVMQQIKDHTYTIARELKTVGLINVQFAIKHDVVYIIEANPRASRTVPFIAKAYKEPYVNYATKVMLGHNKVTDFDFNPQLDGYAIKQPVFSFNKFPNVNKKLGPEMKSTGESILFIDSLKDDEFYNLYSRRKMYLSK
- a CDS encoding DUF5777 family beta-barrel protein, coding for MKNKIIFQFLTIVFVFLNSSINGQGLLDKLYKEFPDKPIYEIATFKTTRIGLGHSIETRKKGTLEISIYNRYWNIPNFEGQRFLADVVSTRYGLDYAFSDSFTFGLGYTNHDEVLDGFLKYKLLRQIKNSNKGLISITLLQGFSHRSIKNIVDNLYQPITNSSDKYAFTSQLLMARKFNSKFSFQITPTFIHKQTSSLTESPNNQFAAGFGGRHKIGSHASIVSEYFYVVNPLKTIDTYNAFMVGVNWELSHLLLQFQITNARSFAEDAFISQTKNNFNAKDGNFHFGFNATFVLQTRKKKI
- a CDS encoding YceI family protein; translation: MNKLIPLFLLFFYFVDFGQEHQQFIARQGQISFFSYTSVENIEAKNNQVLSILDIEKQELAISMLMRAFVFKKDLMYEHFNESYIESDMYPKANFIGKIIDFDKKNQKKQIKIIRGKITIHGITKEIDLKTTIESIDNNYILSGNFDILVNDFQIKIPPILSSNIAKTISIKFRFQYQPYEE
- a CDS encoding LytTR family DNA-binding domain-containing protein, encoding MKKDKLYFLTFLSIAIIFLVVALIASQYFIKVSANQLIEVQVESSKREAGEFAKLIDFQLSSGLKREEVVTNIQEIIENSDIDTWFISVFNWSGEEVCHPDKTKVGEQVNSNETLLSSLKEKNNSDDLFDLLMGKSNTSTSEIIHISPIKNSDLIIAANVNIKSISLQMSALKSNFYLIFLIMGILVIIFSFIAVRVIGSAYEKQLELKNSSLTSEVVNLSKLNIDLVSYKEKVAVIPEQNTIEESSENEKQRILTYIRNELVPISIKDIAYIYTENTITYVVCFDDKKSTTNMSLDDMYTYLNPTLFFRANRQFIISIRAIDKIIRYGNSQLKILLQSKTSEEIIISKNKAAEFKQWLNI
- a CDS encoding OB-fold putative lipoprotein, which encodes MMNRGKIIIVILIFAILGAFVGYKIYNRPHIDVAETLADISISANEILSEFAADETTANTKFLDKIVAVKGVILETRIEKEKGIITLKTNDDFGSILCHLSVKATKKMDKLKVGEIVIVKGICTGYLMDVILVKSEITN